The sequence TCGATTGCAGTCGAAGCTCGCGGCTGGGGCGAAGCACCCTTGATTGCCGGGATCATTCTGCCCGGCGTTCGCCTCATCTGGCGGGCCGTAGTCCGCCCGAAGGTAGAGATCCACTCGGACGGATTCCAGGTGTTCGGATTCTTCACCCGGATCTGGGTACCCGCCGGATCCGTAAAATCCATCTCCACCGAGCCCGGATTGCACATGCACACTGTGCATGGCGAGGAGATCTTCGTTTCTGCGTTCTCGGGCTCCATGCTGGACCGAGGGCGTACCCCCCGGGCGGCCGCCCGGCTGCAACAGGCCCTGCCGAAGCGCCGGTTCCGCAAGGATCACGCACCCCATGCAGTGAGAGCCCCCGACTGGGCGCCCATGGATGTACTCCTCCTGTTCATCCTGGCAGTCGTCCTGAACGGATGACGCCCGGCACCCGAAGCTCGTAACCCGAGACCCGGGACCCGAGAACCGAGCGCCAGGACCCGAGCTTCGAACCTCCGCCGTCGCCCTTTCGTGGGTACGCACACCGGGACCTGCCCCGAAGCCCGTGTCCCGAGCTTCGGGCGTCGGGATGCGAGACCCGGGGTTCGAGCGCCTTCTTTTAACCGGCGGGAAAACATAGGGGGTTAGGGAAAACCTCCCCCACCTCCCTACCCCGTCACGGGCCGACAGTATGACTAATCGTGACGGCTTGCGGCAGAGCGTGACGGCCGCTTACGGTGCGAGAACTGAACGACCCCGACACGGTGTTGCCACACCAGGCCGGGGTCTCACCGCAAGATCGAGCACCTAGAAAGACGATCCCGTGGCTATCCAGCACCTTAGCTCCGCCCTGCCCGTCCCCGCAGTCTCCGCCGCGTACCCGATGGCCAAGCCCGGCTACGGCAAACGCTCCGCACCGGACCAACAACCCCGCACGCCCCATGACTTCGCCCTGCTCCCGGCCCGTGAGCGGTACATCGCCGGGTTCGTGGACCACCTGCCCGACGGGGCCGCGATGAGCGTGAAACAGCTCACCAAGCAACTCCCGCTCTACGGCCAGCAGGCCATCAGCACCTCCCTCAACGCCCTCTCCATCGCCGGACACCTGCGGCGCGTACGGTGCCCTGTCGGCACGGGCGACGAAACCCGCTGGGCCTTCCGCACCTTCTGGTCCCGCACCGCCCGCGACAACGCATGGTGGACCACCTACCTCGCCACCGAAACCGCCCCCCGCACCGCAACACCCGCGCAACCCCCAGCCCCCACCACCGCACCGGAAGCCCCCACCTCCCCGGACTCCGCAGCACCCCCGCAGCCCCCGGCCCCCACCACCGCAGCAGAGGCCCCTGCCACCGACGCGACTCCGCCGCCCCCGTGGGCCCCGTCCGAGGAACCGCCACCGCCCGGACAGCCGGAGGACTCGCCGCCCGCCGCGCAGCCCCCGGTCTCCGCCGCCGTACCACCCCAGCGCACCCCGCCCCAGGCGCGGGAAGCCGAACCCACGACGCCCACCCGGGACTCGACCCCCACAAGGCACACCGCGGCCACCGCGGCCACAGCGGCCACAGCGGCCACCGAGCTCTCCACCGCCTACCTCGCCCTCGCCCGCCTCGGCCGCGACGACCACCGCCTCGCCCTCTCCGCCCACGACTGCGCCGCCCTCGAACCCCTCGCAACACAATGGCTCGACCGCGGCGTCACCACCGACTACCTCACCAACGCCCTCACCGCAGGACTCCCCACCCAGATCGACTCCCCCGCCGGACTCCTCCGCCGCCGCCTCACCGACAAGATGCCACCCCAACTCCCCGCCACGAACACTCCACCGGGCACCGGCACCGACACCCCCGCCCCCGTCCCCGCCCGCCGGATCCTCGTCGAATGCACCGACTGCGGCCGCCCCGGCCCACCCCAAGCCCTCCCCGACGGCCTCTGCCGCCCCTGCCACCGGGCTCACACCACTGCCGGCGACTCCCCACCCGACCCCACCCAGATCGCCGCCGTCAAAGCCCACATGGCCAACCTCCGCCACCTCCTCAAAGCACCCTGAGGGGCGGACCAGGATCGTGCCGACGTGCCCTGCTGGGACGGTGGCCGGTGGGAGCTCCCGGCACTCGCCGATGAAGGAGCAAGCCGGGACGCGGGCAGGGGCGAGTGGTCCCGGAGCACAGGGGCATGCGCTCGCCGGACCATCGGGGCGTGCGCTCCCCGGCCCTTTCGGCGATCATCGTCCGATGAGCCCGATCAGCCAGGAGACTCAGGAAACCGCGGACGTGAACGCGGCCATCGACGCCGAGCTCCAGCTCTTGGACCCCGCCGTGCGTACGTCACGGCCGCTCGCCGCGCGCCTCCTCGACCCGGAGTTCGTCGAGGTCGGGGCCTCGGGGCGACGGTGGACGTACGAGGAGATGCTCGCCGCCCTCCCCGAGCTGAACGGCGGGAGCGGGGGCGGAGAGGGTGACGCGGGCTCGCCCCGGTTCGAGCCCTCCGGGATGCGCGGGGTCGTCCTGGCCCCCGGGATCGTGCACCTCACGTACGAGACCGTCTTCGGCGGTCGCCGGGCCCGCCGCAGTTCGCTGTGGCGCAGGCGCGACGGGGAGACGGAGTGGCGCATGTACTACCACCAGGCCACGCCCGTCCCGGACGGCGGCTGACCGGCGCGCGGGCCACGGCCCCGTCCCGCGCGGCGAGCGGTCCGGAGGCCCCGCGAAGGGTCAGCCCAGCCCCTCCTCCACCAGCGCCGCCCACTGCGCCACCACCCGCTCCCGGCGGGCCGTGTCGTCGGTGAGGAGGTTGGCGAGGCCGAGGCCGCGGGCCATGTCCAGGAGGCCCTGGACCGTTTCGCGGGTGCCCGGGCGGGACTCGTCCGCGCCGAGGAGTTCGACCGCGATGCGGTGGGTCTCGCGGCCCACCCGCGCCTCCAGTTCCGTGACACGCGGGCGCAGCTGGGCCTCGTTGGAGGCGGCCACCCAGAGCTGGAGCGCCGCCCGGAACAGCGGGCCCGTGTAGAGGTCGACCAGGGCCGCGACGACCTCCGCGCGGCCCTGGACGGGGAGGGCGCGCAGGGCGGCGGAGCGTTCCTCGGCGACGTACTCCACCGCGCCCGTGAACAGGTCCTCGCGGGTCGGGAAGTGGTGCTGGGCCGCGCCCCGCGAGACACCGGCCCGCTCCGCGACGACGGAGACGGTGGAGCCTGCCCAGCCGTGTTCGGCCAGGCAGGCCACCGCCGCCTCCAGGAGGCGCTGCCGCGTCGCGCGGCTGCGGTCCTGCTTGGGCGCGTGAGCGGCCCGGGAAGCAGAGAGGGAAGAGGTCACCGCACCCATGCCGGGTCCCGTCGTTCGAGGAAGGCCGTCATCCCCTCCCTCGCCTCGTCGGAGGCGAACAGCTTCGCTGATCGGGCGATGAGGTCTTCGGCGTACTGGTCGAAGCTCCTCAGCACCGTAGCCGTGACCAGCTCCTTCGACGCGGCCAGCCCCTGGGGTGAGGCACGGCGCAGACCGTCCAGGACCGGGGCCAGGCCCTTCTCCACGTCCTCGGCGGCCAGCGTCACCAGGCCGATCCGCGCCGCCTCCGCCGCGTCGAACCGCTCCCCCGTGAGGTAGTAGCGGCTCGCCGCCGTGCGGTCCACGCGCGGGAGCAGCGTGAGGGAGATCACGGCCGGGGCCAGGCCCAGGCGGGACTCGGTGAGCGCGAAGGACGACGCCCCGCCCGCCACCGCGATGTCGCACGCCGCCAGCAGGCCCAGGCCGCCCGCCCGGACATGGCCGGTCACCCGGGCCACCACCGGCTTCGGCAGCGCCACGATCTCCCGCATCAGCCCCACGAACGCCT is a genomic window of Streptomyces sp. YPW6 containing:
- a CDS encoding MarR family transcriptional regulator, whose protein sequence is MAIQHLSSALPVPAVSAAYPMAKPGYGKRSAPDQQPRTPHDFALLPARERYIAGFVDHLPDGAAMSVKQLTKQLPLYGQQAISTSLNALSIAGHLRRVRCPVGTGDETRWAFRTFWSRTARDNAWWTTYLATETAPRTATPAQPPAPTTAPEAPTSPDSAAPPQPPAPTTAAEAPATDATPPPPWAPSEEPPPPGQPEDSPPAAQPPVSAAVPPQRTPPQAREAEPTTPTRDSTPTRHTAATAATAATAATELSTAYLALARLGRDDHRLALSAHDCAALEPLATQWLDRGVTTDYLTNALTAGLPTQIDSPAGLLRRRLTDKMPPQLPATNTPPGTGTDTPAPVPARRILVECTDCGRPGPPQALPDGLCRPCHRAHTTAGDSPPDPTQIAAVKAHMANLRHLLKAP
- a CDS encoding DUF4440 domain-containing protein; translated protein: MSPISQETQETADVNAAIDAELQLLDPAVRTSRPLAARLLDPEFVEVGASGRRWTYEEMLAALPELNGGSGGGEGDAGSPRFEPSGMRGVVLAPGIVHLTYETVFGGRRARRSSLWRRRDGETEWRMYYHQATPVPDGG
- a CDS encoding TetR/AcrR family transcriptional regulator; protein product: MGAVTSSLSASRAAHAPKQDRSRATRQRLLEAAVACLAEHGWAGSTVSVVAERAGVSRGAAQHHFPTREDLFTGAVEYVAEERSAALRALPVQGRAEVVAALVDLYTGPLFRAALQLWVAASNEAQLRPRVTELEARVGRETHRIAVELLGADESRPGTRETVQGLLDMARGLGLANLLTDDTARRERVVAQWAALVEEGLG
- a CDS encoding enoyl-CoA hydratase family protein, with protein sequence MTLIVRTEERGIATLTLDSPANRNALSAALVGELRDALADCAGDDTVRAVVLAHTGTTFCAGADLTAPPDPEAFVGLMREIVALPKPVVARVTGHVRAGGLGLLAACDIAVAGGASSFALTESRLGLAPAVISLTLLPRVDRTAASRYYLTGERFDAAEAARIGLVTLAAEDVEKGLAPVLDGLRRASPQGLAASKELVTATVLRSFDQYAEDLIARSAKLFASDEAREGMTAFLERRDPAWVR